A single genomic interval of Caldalkalibacillus uzonensis harbors:
- a CDS encoding HPr family phosphocarrier protein, translated as MEVVTEISPVKKLNYQQLIQLSSIANRFASYIVIKKETFEVNAKSILALSVLPTIEGKYEIIAFGKDAKEAVDTLGYFLSNTTNQSAM; from the coding sequence ATGGAAGTGGTCACAGAGATTTCCCCCGTGAAAAAACTAAACTATCAACAATTAATTCAACTGTCTTCAATCGCTAACCGTTTCGCCAGTTACATTGTGATCAAAAAAGAGACTTTCGAAGTGAATGCCAAAAGCATTTTGGCACTGTCAGTTTTGCCCACAATAGAAGGAAAATACGAAATTATTGCGTTTGGAAAGGATGCCAAGGAAGCGGTTGATACATTAGGATATTTCTTGTCAAATACGACCAATCAATCGGCCATGTAA